In Psychrobacter sp. P11G3, a single genomic region encodes these proteins:
- a CDS encoding F0F1 ATP synthase subunit B, whose product MNINSTLIGQAIAFAIFVMFCMKFVWPPLIGAINERQRKIAEGLNAAEKAKADLATAEQDVQQELTLAKTKAAALIEQANKSANQLVEDAKTQAQAEGERIRQQAQASIDQEINQARESLRAQVAELAVLGAEKILQDKVDVQKHASMLDQLAAKL is encoded by the coding sequence GTGAATATCAATTCTACCCTCATCGGTCAAGCCATTGCTTTTGCAATCTTTGTGATGTTCTGCATGAAATTCGTGTGGCCACCACTTATTGGTGCCATCAATGAGCGTCAGCGTAAAATTGCTGAAGGCCTGAATGCCGCAGAAAAAGCAAAAGCAGACCTGGCGACCGCGGAGCAAGATGTCCAGCAGGAGCTTACTCTTGCAAAGACTAAAGCTGCTGCTCTAATCGAGCAAGCGAACAAGAGTGCCAACCAGCTTGTCGAAGATGCAAAAACGCAGGCCCAAGCGGAAGGCGAGCGCATTCGTCAACAAGCGCAAGCATCTATCGATCAAGAAATCAATCAAGCGCGTGAATCATTACGTGCCCAAGTTGCTGAACTGGCTGTACTTGGTGCAGAGAAGATTTTGCAAGACAAAGTCGATGTGCAAAAACATGCCAGTATGTTAGACCAACTGGCGGCGAAGCTGTAA
- the atpB gene encoding F0F1 ATP synthase subunit A, translating to MASEQTSSEYISHHLTNWTYGYLPGEGWKVAYTAEEAGLMGFKAIHLDSMLWSIGLGILFCTIFWMVAKKVTSGVPGKMQAAVELIVEFVDNNVRDSYSGTSKLIAPLALTIFVWIFLMNLMDLIPVDFVPGIAGQIGAAMGHDPNHVFFKIVPTTDPNITLGMSFSVFALIIFYSIKEKGLGGFIGELTLHPFGAKNPIVQAILIPINFILEAVTLIAKPVSLGLRLFGNMYAGELIFILIALMPFWIQWALSVPWAIFHILVITLQAFVFMMLTIVYMSLASSTEH from the coding sequence ATGGCATCCGAGCAAACATCATCAGAATATATCTCTCACCACTTAACGAATTGGACGTACGGCTATCTGCCGGGCGAAGGTTGGAAAGTTGCCTATACTGCTGAAGAAGCAGGGCTAATGGGCTTTAAAGCTATCCATCTTGACTCTATGCTATGGTCAATTGGTCTGGGCATTCTATTTTGTACCATCTTTTGGATGGTTGCCAAAAAAGTCACTTCAGGCGTGCCAGGTAAAATGCAGGCAGCAGTTGAATTGATCGTTGAGTTTGTTGATAACAACGTTCGTGATTCATACAGTGGTACATCAAAACTGATTGCACCATTGGCGTTGACCATCTTTGTTTGGATCTTTTTGATGAACTTGATGGATTTAATACCTGTTGACTTCGTTCCAGGTATTGCGGGACAAATTGGTGCTGCAATGGGCCATGATCCAAATCATGTTTTCTTTAAGATTGTTCCAACGACTGATCCTAACATCACGCTTGGCATGTCTTTCTCTGTCTTTGCACTGATTATCTTTTATAGCATTAAAGAAAAAGGTTTAGGCGGCTTTATTGGTGAATTAACACTACATCCGTTTGGCGCCAAAAACCCAATCGTACAAGCGATTTTGATTCCCATCAACTTCATCCTAGAAGCAGTTACTCTAATAGCCAAACCTGTATCACTTGGTTTGCGTCTATTCGGTAATATGTATGCTGGGGAATTGATTTTCATACTGATTGCTCTAATGCCGTTTTGGATTCAATGGGCGTTATCGGTACCGTGGGCTATCTTCCACATCTTAGTTATTACACTTCAAGCGTTCGTATTTATGATGCTGACGATAGTTTACATGTCGCTTGCATCATCAACTGAACATTAA
- a CDS encoding F0F1 ATP synthase subunit delta, with amino-acid sequence MADLSTLARPYAKAAFDYANENGAVNEWENFLLVASTVVNDKSFSTWLDNPAVSAEHKSAALVDLYDTQVASANDSAFKQLLSEAQGTSLDSNVSYPKVSVALSNFVKQLSEQERLALLPEVYEHYRRHKAISLKQLDAYVTSAYPLTDEQRQTLQTRLAASLNASVVIHESVDPSLLAGATIKVGDKVIDDSMRGKLQQLKTQLTA; translated from the coding sequence ATGGCTGACTTATCAACCTTAGCACGACCGTACGCTAAAGCCGCGTTTGACTATGCCAACGAAAACGGCGCAGTCAACGAGTGGGAAAACTTCTTACTTGTTGCTAGCACTGTTGTCAATGACAAGTCGTTCAGTACTTGGCTAGACAATCCAGCTGTTTCTGCTGAGCATAAGTCAGCTGCTTTGGTCGATCTTTATGATACGCAAGTAGCTAGCGCTAATGATTCTGCTTTTAAGCAGTTATTAAGCGAAGCTCAAGGGACTAGCCTTGACAGTAACGTAAGCTATCCAAAAGTATCAGTAGCACTTAGTAACTTCGTTAAACAGTTATCAGAACAAGAGCGTCTGGCGCTGCTTCCTGAAGTTTATGAGCATTATCGCCGTCACAAGGCAATAAGCTTAAAGCAGCTTGACGCATATGTGACCTCTGCCTACCCATTGACTGATGAACAGCGTCAAACGCTACAAACGCGTCTTGCTGCCTCGCTAAATGCTAGTGTAGTGATTCACGAATCAGTTGATCCAAGTCTATTGGCAGGCGCTACAATCAAAGTCGGTGACAAAGTCATTGATGATTCGATGCGCGGCAAGTTACAACAGTTAAAAACACAGCTAACTGCCTAA
- a CDS encoding Fur family transcriptional regulator: MSTHSSICEHLHDAQDFTPQDVIERLNAAKEQCRLNGSRFTALRQQIYQLILEANKPIGAYDLIAQLQSVRLSDTDNSDETKDQSGKRKTTKNVAPPTVYRSLEFLLSEGLIHQLTSINAYVPCCHPRAQHTAAFLICGQCQRVQECSSLPVQEIMSFAEQDVGFVVERSVIELSGRCQACQ, encoded by the coding sequence ATGTCTACTCATTCATCCATTTGTGAACATCTGCATGATGCGCAAGACTTTACGCCACAGGACGTCATAGAGCGCCTCAACGCTGCAAAAGAGCAGTGTCGCTTAAATGGCTCACGTTTTACTGCGTTACGTCAGCAAATATATCAGCTGATATTAGAAGCAAACAAGCCTATCGGTGCCTACGACTTGATCGCTCAATTACAGAGTGTGCGTCTATCAGATACTGACAATAGTGACGAAACAAAAGATCAGTCGGGCAAAAGAAAAACCACAAAGAACGTCGCCCCACCAACGGTTTATCGCAGTTTAGAGTTTTTATTAAGCGAAGGTTTGATTCATCAATTGACTTCTATTAATGCTTATGTGCCTTGCTGCCATCCAAGAGCACAGCATACAGCGGCGTTCCTGATCTGCGGGCAGTGCCAACGTGTGCAAGAATGCAGTAGCCTACCCGTTCAAGAAATAATGTCCTTTGCTGAGCAGGATGTGGGATTCGTCGTTGAACGCAGTGTGATCGAACTTAGCGGTCGGTGTCAGGCCTGTCAATAG
- the dksA gene encoding RNA polymerase-binding protein DksA, translating into MSTLTTNPSEVKFTPYVPAKDEEYMSDAQLEHFKAILLDWKNQLIGEADRTKNYIQDESSAMPDINDRATQEEEFALALRTRDRERKLIRKIDKSMLEIENDDYGFCETCGVEIGLRRLEARPTATQCIDCKTLSEIKERQNQGA; encoded by the coding sequence ATGAGCACCCTGACCACGAATCCGAGTGAAGTTAAATTTACTCCTTATGTGCCGGCCAAAGACGAAGAGTATATGTCTGATGCGCAGTTGGAGCACTTTAAGGCTATTTTATTGGATTGGAAAAACCAACTGATTGGCGAAGCGGATCGTACTAAAAACTACATCCAAGATGAGTCAAGCGCCATGCCAGACATCAATGACCGTGCCACTCAAGAAGAAGAGTTTGCATTGGCATTACGTACTCGCGACCGTGAGCGCAAACTTATCCGCAAAATCGACAAATCTATGTTAGAAATCGAAAATGACGACTATGGATTTTGTGAGACTTGTGGTGTAGAGATTGGATTACGTCGCCTTGAAGCACGTCCAACCGCTACTCAATGTATCGACTGCAAAACCTTATCTGAAATCAAAGAACGTCAAAACCAAGGCGCT
- a CDS encoding ATP synthase subunit I, whose translation MTKPAKRTQKDKIGIYIKRQAWILFILIIIAWLVDTIWLHSELTIAKSAAIGALLSFITQAVFAFFIFWYTGYRARQHIVSQLYRGQMSKWLLTVFGFALIFITVQPLSAPALFIGFMVMQISHSWMLWHIR comes from the coding sequence ATGACCAAGCCTGCCAAACGCACGCAAAAAGACAAGATTGGCATCTATATTAAACGACAAGCATGGATACTATTTATCCTTATTATCATTGCTTGGTTAGTAGATACTATTTGGCTACATAGTGAACTTACGATAGCAAAAAGCGCTGCAATTGGTGCGCTATTAAGTTTTATCACTCAAGCAGTATTTGCGTTTTTTATTTTTTGGTACACCGGATATCGCGCGCGCCAACACATCGTTAGCCAGCTATATCGGGGTCAAATGTCAAAATGGTTATTGACCGTGTTTGGTTTTGCACTAATTTTTATTACCGTACAACCCCTATCTGCGCCAGCGCTGTTTATCGGTTTTATGGTAATGCAAATTAGTCACAGTTGGATGTTGTGGCATATACGCTAG
- a CDS encoding metal ABC transporter ATP-binding protein, with the protein MSLRDISYYIGPQRILSNIDIDIATNETVSLVGPNGAGKSTLVKLILGLIDPTKGSITAHQPLQLGYVPQRFAVPPILPLRVSDLLDQADKKRLTTEQRQFIFDNLALTHLLSRQMLHLSGGEAQRVLLARALLDKPNLLILDEPMQGLDPDTEVWLYQFIDKLPDFLRCAMLVISHDLHWVMRGSRRVICLNKHICCEGQPSELAISTEFKKLFGHYYEQPYVHQPHACQHHAPNELEL; encoded by the coding sequence ATGAGCCTACGTGATATCAGCTACTATATTGGGCCACAACGTATTCTCTCGAATATCGATATCGACATTGCGACCAATGAAACCGTGAGTCTCGTTGGGCCTAATGGAGCTGGAAAATCGACACTGGTCAAGCTTATTTTGGGTTTGATTGACCCCACCAAAGGCAGCATCACAGCACATCAGCCATTACAGCTTGGCTACGTACCGCAGCGATTTGCTGTGCCACCGATATTGCCATTGCGCGTCAGTGATCTTTTGGATCAAGCAGATAAAAAGCGACTAACCACTGAGCAGCGCCAGTTTATCTTTGATAATTTAGCACTGACGCATTTGTTATCACGGCAAATGTTGCATTTGTCCGGCGGAGAAGCCCAACGAGTTTTGCTTGCCCGAGCATTATTGGACAAACCGAACTTATTGATTTTGGATGAGCCTATGCAAGGGCTTGACCCTGATACAGAGGTTTGGCTATATCAGTTTATCGATAAGCTACCAGATTTTTTACGTTGTGCCATGTTAGTGATATCCCATGATTTGCATTGGGTTATGAGAGGCAGTCGACGCGTTATCTGTCTCAATAAGCATATTTGCTGTGAGGGACAACCAAGTGAGCTTGCCATAAGTACCGAGTTCAAAAAATTGTTTGGCCATTACTATGAGCAGCCCTACGTGCATCAACCACACGCTTGCCAGCATCATGCACCAAACGAGCTCGAACTATAA
- a CDS encoding metal ABC transporter permease, which produces MTSWLAIIAPAWIAGSILALLSAPLGCLVLWRRMAFFADALAHGTLLGVALAAWWQMPMGIGVALVSIAVVLGLVLIDDERLPADAVLAVVAVSLLCLGLLTLTQLTDQQANVLGFLFGNLLELGWSDLPLLAGCVLIGLGLLSYIWPAQIKLATHEALARIQGINPTRQRLFFMGILAGFCAVALQAVGSLLISGLLVLPALTARLWVTSPKQMVIIALIVAQLGVTLGVWGSIWLDIQTGLSIVLILAALFFIALISSKLIKIKL; this is translated from the coding sequence ATGACCTCATGGTTAGCTATTATCGCTCCTGCTTGGATCGCTGGCAGTATTTTAGCGCTACTATCCGCACCTTTAGGTTGTTTGGTATTGTGGCGCCGTATGGCATTCTTCGCTGATGCTTTAGCACATGGCACTTTGTTGGGTGTGGCTCTAGCAGCTTGGTGGCAAATGCCGATGGGCATCGGTGTTGCGTTAGTCAGTATCGCTGTCGTGTTAGGGTTGGTTTTAATTGATGATGAACGCTTGCCTGCTGACGCAGTTTTGGCCGTCGTTGCTGTGTCATTGTTATGCTTGGGTTTATTGACCTTGACCCAGCTGACAGACCAACAAGCCAATGTACTGGGGTTTTTATTTGGTAATTTACTGGAACTTGGTTGGAGTGATTTACCCCTACTCGCAGGGTGCGTACTGATAGGCTTAGGCTTACTCAGCTATATTTGGCCCGCACAAATCAAACTCGCAACGCATGAAGCATTGGCGCGTATCCAAGGCATTAACCCTACCCGTCAACGGTTGTTCTTCATGGGTATTTTGGCAGGCTTTTGTGCCGTTGCTTTACAAGCCGTCGGTAGCTTATTGATTAGCGGGCTGTTGGTATTACCTGCTCTTACCGCGCGTTTGTGGGTTACTTCACCAAAACAAATGGTGATTATTGCGTTGATAGTCGCTCAACTGGGTGTGACACTTGGTGTGTGGGGTAGTATTTGGTTGGACATACAAACTGGTTTATCTATCGTATTGATATTGGCAGCTTTATTTTTTATAGCATTGATTTCTTCGAAGTTAATAAAGATAAAACTTTAG
- a CDS encoding metallophosphoesterase — translation MPNYPANKLSTSDQTINILQITDLHLSTPVFVDESDIYSDDVTCQRSFEAVLEQALSEDIRCDLIIVTGDLVNRVKSTIYDHIFKVLQATQIPFACIAGNHDVTDENGKDLPFFQRELVAQPADSRLLSRHVIETEYWQLLLLDSSISGKVAGEITPTDINWLCERLSTCDKPALIALHHHIVPVDSAWIDTHMAENTESFWQHMAPFEQLQVVISGHTHQDQVRLRQGVTVYSTPSTCYQFKPYEDDFSYDEHALPGYRWLQLANNGTVASWVERLDT, via the coding sequence ATGCCAAACTATCCTGCCAATAAGTTAAGCACCTCCGACCAAACGATAAATATTTTACAGATTACTGATTTGCATTTATCGACGCCTGTCTTTGTTGATGAGAGTGACATCTATAGTGATGACGTGACTTGTCAGCGTAGCTTTGAAGCAGTGCTCGAGCAGGCGCTTAGTGAAGACATTCGCTGTGATTTGATTATTGTGACCGGTGACTTGGTTAATCGTGTAAAGTCTACAATTTACGATCATATCTTTAAGGTATTACAAGCGACTCAGATTCCTTTTGCTTGTATTGCTGGTAACCATGATGTAACAGATGAAAACGGTAAAGACTTGCCGTTTTTTCAGCGAGAGCTTGTCGCTCAGCCTGCTGACTCACGTTTGTTAAGTCGTCATGTCATTGAGACTGAATACTGGCAGCTGTTGTTATTAGACTCCTCCATTTCTGGTAAGGTTGCAGGCGAGATCACGCCCACTGATATCAATTGGCTATGTGAGAGACTCAGCACCTGTGATAAGCCCGCATTAATTGCCCTACACCATCATATTGTTCCAGTTGATTCTGCTTGGATTGATACCCATATGGCAGAAAACACTGAGAGTTTTTGGCAGCATATGGCACCATTTGAACAGCTACAAGTGGTGATCAGTGGGCATACTCATCAAGATCAAGTTCGTCTGCGCCAAGGCGTCACGGTGTATAGCACACCATCTACCTGCTATCAGTTCAAACCTTATGAAGATGATTTCTCTTATGATGAGCATGCATTACCAGGATATCGCTGGTTGCAATTAGCCAACAATGGAACAGTTGCAAGCTGGGTTGAAAGACTGGATACTTGA
- a CDS encoding metal ABC transporter solute-binding protein, Zn/Mn family — MNSVFNHLIRPTTILKRLLISGMALSLLTLSAQAATVSVSNYPMFLLSEAVTEGAPSANRILQAGDVGHHGSVSPSDMKAIKDSKFVVWFGPVLENSLTGSLKNAPNAIAMFEFDAFNRYPLRDVKGEAIEGTLDPHIWLDPENAKAITRALAVIHSHANPEYTSTYQANVKKFAERMDKAVADVQKGTQENRPYWAYHDAYQYIEKAAHIKLAGSLSPDHHISPKASQLLWLNKNRPVKQMCMVNQGTVSKGLLAKLQPVNTTIQVEDMSNNSKDFISSWQTMAQQINKCVAQ, encoded by the coding sequence ATGAACTCAGTTTTTAATCACCTAATACGCCCAACCACTATACTAAAACGTTTACTAATTTCAGGCATGGCGCTGAGTCTTCTGACACTAAGTGCTCAAGCAGCAACCGTAAGTGTAAGCAACTATCCGATGTTTTTACTCAGTGAAGCGGTCACTGAAGGCGCACCATCAGCCAATAGAATCTTACAGGCAGGTGATGTTGGGCATCATGGTAGTGTTAGTCCAAGTGATATGAAAGCCATTAAAGACAGCAAATTTGTAGTCTGGTTTGGGCCTGTATTAGAGAATAGTCTAACTGGTAGTTTGAAAAATGCACCCAACGCCATTGCTATGTTTGAGTTTGATGCGTTTAACCGCTATCCGCTGCGAGACGTAAAAGGCGAGGCAATTGAAGGTACGCTAGATCCACATATTTGGTTAGATCCTGAAAATGCTAAAGCTATTACCCGTGCACTAGCCGTGATCCACAGCCATGCTAATCCGGAGTATACAAGCACTTATCAAGCCAATGTTAAAAAATTTGCGGAACGTATGGATAAAGCGGTCGCTGACGTACAGAAAGGCACACAGGAAAATCGCCCTTACTGGGCATATCATGATGCCTATCAATACATTGAAAAAGCTGCTCATATAAAATTAGCCGGTAGTCTAAGTCCGGATCATCATATTTCTCCTAAAGCCAGCCAGCTACTTTGGTTGAATAAGAATCGTCCTGTGAAGCAAATGTGTATGGTTAACCAAGGCACTGTTTCAAAAGGTCTGCTTGCCAAACTGCAGCCAGTCAATACAACCATACAAGTCGAAGACATGAGTAATAATAGCAAAGACTTTATTAGTAGTTGGCAAACTATGGCTCAACAAATTAATAAGTGTGTTGCACAATAG
- the atpE gene encoding F0F1 ATP synthase subunit C produces the protein MDPVLGGYTVIAVALLIGLGALGTGIGFAILGGKFLEGVARQPELGSQLQTRMFIVAGLLDAIPMIGVGIAMLLLFANPLAG, from the coding sequence ATGGATCCAGTATTAGGTGGTTACACAGTTATCGCAGTAGCGCTACTTATCGGTCTTGGCGCACTTGGCACAGGTATTGGTTTTGCTATTCTAGGTGGTAAATTCCTAGAAGGCGTAGCACGTCAGCCAGAACTAGGCTCACAGCTACAAACTCGTATGTTCATCGTAGCAGGTCTTCTTGATGCTATTCCGATGATCGGTGTTGGTATTGCTATGCTATTGTTATTCGCTAACCCTCTAGCAGGTTAA